A part of Tachysurus vachellii isolate PV-2020 chromosome 4, HZAU_Pvac_v1, whole genome shotgun sequence genomic DNA contains:
- the notum2 gene encoding carboxylesterase notum2 → MKILCHVIFLFMLGGIFCQNNNRNAKPSGRAAKKPSSPSADVGPDDDSAPSPSKDTRAGNQQTASANKPADDMKLHLLRNTPATCNDGTAAGFYLKEFKGSKRWLIFLEGGWCCYNKETCDSRYKNIPRLMSSSDWLQTRKGTGILSSQSEENPHWYNANIVFVPYCSSDVWSGNKAAAKTKQAKETEYSFMGSVIIRELIKELATKGLKQAKVVMLAGTSAGGTGVLLNIEKVASQLEQLGADVQVRGLVDSGWFLESKQQKTQECPDSLSCTPVDAIKKGLRMWNGVLPDKCKQQYKRGEEWQCFFGHKLYSLLSSPLFVVQWLFDEEQLRVENIYVGGQSLSEQQWTYMQNLGKELKNSLKDVTAVFAPSCLSHTLITKSNWMDFQVKGTSLSRALQCWDRSLQEANKNSKTALKGCPFHLIDTCQWPQCNPTCPALIDQATQQEMTLLQVLASMGVDLQKLGLDTQRDSGASSSMISNGG, encoded by the exons ATGAAGATCCTGTGTCATGTAATATTCCTGTTCATGCTGGGGGGCATTTTTTGCCAGAACAACAACCGAAATGCCAAACCGAGTGGCAGAGCGGCTAAAAAACCCAGCAGTCCGTCTGCAGACGTTGGTCCAGACGACGACTCTGCACCGAGTCCCAGTAAAGACACGCGTGCAGGGAACCAGCAGACGGCATCCGCCAACAAGCCGGCCGATGACATGAAGCTGCACCTCCTGCGGAACACTCCGGCCACGTGCAACGACGGAACTGCGGCCGG GTTTTACCTAAAGGAGTTCAAAGGAAGCAAGAGGTGGCTGATATTTTTGGAGG GTGGTTGGTGCTGTTACAACAAAGAGACCTGTGATTCCAGATATAAAAATATCCCTCGCCTGATGAGCTCATCTGACTGGTTACAGACTCGCAAAG GAACTGGAATCTTGTCTTCCCAATCTGAAGAGAATCCTCACTGGTATAATGCCAACATTGT GTTTGTCCCCTACTGCTCCAGTGATGTGTGGAGTGGAAACAAAGCAGCAGCAAAGACCAAGCAAGCAAAAGAAACAG AGTACTCCTTTATGGGATCCGTGATCATCAGGGAGCTGATCAAAGAGCTTGCGACGAAAGGACTGAAACAGGCCAAAGTGGTGATGCTGGCTGGAACGAG TGCTGGAGGTACAGGTGTGTTGCTGAACATCGAGAAAGTGGCCAGTCAGCTGGAGCAGCTTGGGGCAGATGTGCAGGTTCGAGGCTTGGTCGATTCCGGATGGTTCCTGGAGAGCAAGCAGCAAAAGACCCAAGAGTGTCCGGATAGTCTCTCCTGCACTCCGGTTGATGCGATCAAGAAAGGGTTACG AATGTGGAATGGAGTTTTACCAGACAAGTGTAAGCAGCAATACAAGCGAGGCGAGGAGTGGCAATGCTTTTTCGGACACAAGCTCTACTCCTTATTGAGCT CTCCACTGTTTGTGGTTCAGTGGCTCTTTGATGAGGAACAGCTTCGTGTGGAGAACATTTACGTAGGAGGACAGTCTCTTTCTGAACAACAGTGGACCTACATGCAGAATCTCGGGAAAGAGCTGAAAAACTCCCTCAAAGATGTCAC cgCCGTGTTCGCCCCATCCTGCTTGTCCCACACGCTGATCACTAAAAG TAACTGGATGGACTTCCAAGTGAAGGGCACGTCTCTGTCTCGTGCGCTCCAGTGCTGGGACAGAAGCCTTCAGGAGGCCAACAAGAACAGCAAGACGGCACTGAAAGGCTGCCCCTTCCACCTGATCGACACGTGCCAGTGGCCTCAGTGCAACCCGACGTGTCCAGCGCTGATTGACCAGGCCACGCAGCAGGAGATGACCCTGCTCCAGGTGCTGGCCAGCATGGGCGTCGACCTCCAGAAGCTCGGTCTGGACACACAGCGTGACAGCGGCGCTTCCTCCAGCATGATTAGCAACGGTGGCTAA